GGCCAGTCCTTGCAGCGCCGGATTGATGGTCTGAGCCCCCATCACAGCGAGCCGGTCATGGAGGCTCGCGGCGGTGTCGTCGGCAGCAATGGGTGTCTTTTCAATCAGGATCATCGGCCCGGTATCAAGCCCGGCTTCCATGCCCATGATGGTGATGCCGGTCTCGGCATCCCCGGCCATGATGGCGCGCTGGATCGGGGCCGCCCCGCGCCAGCGCGGCAACAGCGACGCATGCACATTGACGCAGCCCATGCGCGGCGCATCCAGAATGGCTTGCGGCAGCAACAGCCCATAGGCGACCACAACCGCCGCATCAAGCCCGAGCGCCTGAAAGCGCGCGGTTTCCTCATCTGATTTCAGGCTGGTCGGGGTGAAAACCGGAATCCCGGCGGCCTCGGCTGCGGCGGCGACCGGTGACGGGCGTTCTTTCTGCCCGCGTCCGGCCGGGCGTGGCGGCTGCGAATAGACGGCGACGACGTCATGGCCAGCATCAATCAAGGCCCGGAGCGTGGACACACTGAACTCCGGCGTGCCCATGAAGGCAAGCCGCAAACGGGTCATGCCCGGACCATGCGTTTGATTTTGCGCAGCATCATGTCGCGTTTCAGCCGCGACAGATGGTCGATGAACAGAATGCCGTCGAGATGATCCATCTCATGCTGCAGGCAGGTGGCCAAAAGCCCGGTGGCATGGATTTCCCGCGCCTGTCCGTGATAATCCAGAAAGCGCAGCTTGCATTCGGCCGGGCGTTCCACATCGGCATATTGTTCCGGCACCGACAGGCAGCCTTCGTTCCAGGACGCATAGTCCTCGGAGGTCCAGATGATCTCGGGATTGACGAAATATTGCGGGTCCTTCGCCTCGCCTTCGGGGGCAAGGTCGATCACCAGAATGCGTTTCGCCACCCCGACCTGAATGGCCGCAAGCCCGATGCCGGGTGCGTCATACATGGTTTCCACCATGTCATCCATCAGCGCGCGCAGGTTGTCGTCGACCTTGTCCACCGGGGTGGAGATGGTCTTGAGGCGCGGATCGGGGGCGGTCAAAATCGGTAGTATGGCCATGGTCATTCCTAAAACTGTCCTGCTAGTGTAGGTAATGCGTGGTGTCATGGCAGTCAAGATAAGGCGGGTTGAGTATGGATGTGACCTTGGGTGTGATGCTCGGTGGTTTCGCAGTGATTCTGCTGTTCGGGATCTTCCTGTGGCTGCGCGCGGACCGTAGTCGGCTCGAAGACCGCCTGCGGCTGGAACAGGTCACCCACATGGCACAGTCCCTTGATGTCACCAACAGGGAACTGATGGGCCGCCTCGCCCAGCTGGCCGAAAGCCAGAACCAAAGCTCGGCCGCGCTCACAAAGACGCTCGAAACCCGGCTCGACAGCGTCACCCTGCGCATGGGCGAAAGCCTTGAAAAATCAGCCACTACCACGGCCAAGACCATCGGCGAGCTGCAAACCCGGCTGACCGTCATCGACGAGGCACAAAAACGCATCGCCGAGCTGTCCGGTCAGGTGGTCGGGCTTCAGGATATTCTCGCGAACAAACAGGCGCGCGGCGCGTTCGGGGAAATCCAGCTGAACGCCATCGTGCAGAACGCCCTGCCGCCCTCGGCCTATGCTTTTCAGGTCGTGCTATCGAACGGCAAGCGCGCCGATTGCATCATTCATCTGCCGAACCCGCCGGGTTCGATCGTGGTCGACGCCAAATTCCCGCTCGAAAGCTATCACCTGCTGCGCGCCGCGACCGACCCCGCTTCGCGTACTGTGGCCGAGCGGCAGTTCACAACCGATATCCTGAAACATGTGGCCGCCATCTCGGACCGCTACATTCTTGAAGGCGAAACGGCGGAATCCGCCTTGATGTTCCTGCCAAGCGAGGCGATCTACGCCGAGCTTCACGCGAATTTCCCGGCGGTGCTTGAAAAATCCTATGCCGCGCGGGTGTGGATCGTCTCACCCACAACCCTGATGGCCACCCTGAACACCGTGCGCGCGGTCCTGAAAGACGCCCGCATGCGCGAACAAGCCCATGTCATTCAGCGCGAGGTGCGCACGCTTCTGACCGACGTAGGCCGGCTCGCCAAGCGGGTGGAAAATCTCACGACCCATTTCGGTCAGGCACAAAAAGACATCACGGAAATCACCACCTCCGCCAACAAAATCACAGCCCGCGGCGAACGGATCGAGGAATTGCAACTCGAAGAACCGGAAGTCACAGCGGTGGTTGCTCCGGCACGAGCGGCGCTGGAATTGAGCTGATCAGTCAGTTCACTCTCTGACATGTCATTACCGGGCTTGACCCGGTAATCCATGCTTCCCCCAGTACCGATGGCGCCGAGATAGATTGCCGGGTCAAGCCCGGCAATGACAAGTGGGCAGATGAAGCGCCCCCCTGCCACACATCCTGTCATACGAGGGCTTGACCCGCGTATCCATGGGGACGCCCCTCACAGGCCTCAGAACGGCCGCCGGCTTTTCAGCGCCGCAAGCAGTGTGCCTTCATCCAGGTAATCCAGCTCCCCACCCACCGGCACGCCGTGGGCCAGTTGGGACACCGTGAGGTCGAAGCGACCAAGCTTGTCCATCAGGTAATGGGCGGTGGTCTGGCCGTCTACCGTGGCGTTGGTGGCGAGGATGACTTCGCGGATGCCGCCGCCGTCGACGCGGTCGATCAGGCCGCGGATATTGAGATTGTCAGGGCCGATGCCCTCAAGCGCCGATAATGTTCCGCCAAGCACATGATATTGCCCGCGAAAAGCCCCGGCGCGCTCCAGCGCCCAAAGGTCGCTCACATCCTCGACCACGCAGATGATGGTTTTGTCGCGGCGCGCATCGCTGCAGATGCGGCAGGGGCTCAGGCTATCGAGATTGCCGCAGATTGCGCAGGGGCCGACCCGTTCCGCGGTTTCCGACAGGGCCGTCGCAAGCGGCAGCATCAGGCTTTCTTTTTTCTTCAGAAGGTGCAGCACCGCGCGCCGGGCCGAACGCGGCCCAAGACCCGGCAGCTTGGCCAAAAGCTTGGCCAGCGCCTCGATATCATTCTGTTGCTGATGATCCGTCATACTGCGTCAGGGTCCCCTGGTCCTTGAAAACCTCAGAACGGCATCTTGAACCCGGGCGGCAGTTGCAGGCCACCGGTCAGTTTGGACATCTGTTCGCTGGTGTAAGCGTCAACCTTGGTGCGGGCGTCGGCATGGGCGGCCTTGATCAGGTCCTCGACCACTTCAACTTCGTCCGGGGTCACAAGCGACGGATCGATTTTCAGCGCCGACAGCACGCCCTTGCCGTTGAGGGTGACGGTCACAAGCCCGCCACCGGCGCTGCCAGTGATCTCGAAATGAGCGAGTTCTTCCTGCATGGCCTGCATACGCTCTTGCATTTGCTGCGCCTGCTTCATCATCTGGCCGATGTTCTTCATCAATTTTGTCCTTGGTTAGTCATCAAGCCCGAACATGTCGTCATCGCTGCCGTCGGGCAGGATGAGACTGTCGAGATCATGCTCGTCATTGTCCGTGCGGACGCGGATATCGGTAATGTCGGCCCCGGGAAAGGCCGTCAGAATCTCACGCACCAGCGGGTTGGCTTCCGCTTCCGAACGCAACTTGGCTTTATGGGCAACGTCTTTTTCCTTGAGGCTCTGGTCGCCGCTTTCCTGCGAAATGGTGATGATCCAGGGCCGCCCGGTGAGCTCCCGCAGCTTGGCCGAGAGTTTGTTCGGCACATCAGACGCGCATTCGGGGCGCAAACGGATATCAAGGAGCCCCGGGGTAAACTTCACCAGATGCACATTGACCGTCAGATGGTGGGCCAGTGTACCTTCCTTGTTGTTTTCCAGAAGTGCCACCACCTCGGCGAAACTGCGCGGTCCCGCGGACGCCATGGGCACGCTATCCGGCGCAGCCTGCACATTGATGGCCAGATTCTGGGCCCGTGCCGCACCGCCGCCGGATGGCACATAACCGCCGCCTCCGCCGCCATTCCCCGCCGCGCCTCCGCTGAAGCCGCCCTGGGTAAGTTTTTTCACCAGATCGCCCGGATTGGGTAGATCGGCCACATAACAGAGCCGGATCACCACCATTTCGGCGGCGGCGATGGGGCTTGGCGAAATCCGCGTTTCCTCCAGCCCCTTGATCAGCATCTGCCAGGCCCGGGTCAGGATAGGGATGGAGAGATCACGGGCCAGCTCGCCGCCGATGAGGCGTTCGCTTTCGGAGGTGATGGAATCCTCCCCGGCGTCAGGCACGACCTTAAGCCGGGTGATCCAATGGGTCAGTTCCAGCAGATCCTGCAGAATGACCACGGGATCGACCCCAAGATTATACTGGGTCCGGAGGTTGCCAAGCGCACTATCCACGGCCCCGGCCATAATGGCGCGATAAAGATCAAGGATCTGCGCCCGGTCGGCGAGGCCGAGCATGTCGCGCACCATGTCTTCGCTGACCTGACCGGCGCCATGGGCGATGGCCTGATCCAGCAGCGACAGACCGTCACGCACGGAGCCTTCGGCGGCGCGGGAGATCAGGGCGAGCGCCTTGTCGTCGACATTGGCCCCTTCCTTCCCGCAGATGGCGCGGAAATGGTTGGTGAGCGTCTGGGCCTCGACCCGGCGCAGGTCAAAACGCTGGCAGCGCGACAGCACGGTCACCGGAACCTTGCGGATTTCCGTGGTGGCGAACAGGAATTTCACATGCTCCGGCGGTTCCTCAAGCGTCTTGAGCAACGCATTGAAGGCGTTCCGGGTCAGCATATGCACTTCGTCGATGATATAGATCTTGAACCGTGCCGAGACTGGGCTGTAGCGCACGCCTTCGATGATCTCGCGGATGTCGTCGACGCCAGTGCGGCTCGCGGCATCCATTTCAAGCACGTCCACATGCCGCGATTCGGCAATGGCGACGCATTGCGGGCAGACGCCGCAAGGATCGACGGTCGGGCCACCCTGTCCGTCGGGGCCGATGCAGTTGAGGGCGCGGGCGATCAGCCGGGCGGTGGAGGTTTTGCCCACCCCGCGCACGCCGGTCAGGATGAAGGCATGGGCCAGGCGGCCGCTGGCGATGGCGTTCGCCAGGGTCTTGACCATGGCGTCCTGGCCGATCAGCTCGGAAAAGGTTTTTGGCCGGTATTTGCGAGCGAGAACCCGGTAGGGACCCTCTGATTCGGGGGCGGCCATGAAACCGGCTTCATCGGTCATACTGTCGCGCGCTCCAGCGATAAAATCGGCGGCGGAATACCGGGGACTAAGTCTTGGGTGGGAGACTGGCGGACGACCCAAGCGAATCTCGTTACGGCTGCTTCCTTCCGGACCTGACCGGGTTGGCGAGCAACTTGCCCGTCACCAATCTCCCGGGCCAGTATATCGAACATTTTGTGCGGTGGTTCAAGCCCGGGATATGTATCTTTGCAGTTCTTTTATCAAAAGAGCACGGAGCACCCCGGTGGCAGCAGCCCAATCGACCATGGCGTTCACAGGTAATTCCCTAGACCGGGCCGAGACGCGGCGGGCCGATGCCGCATGGCTCAAGGCTTTGGAGCAGGACGGCCGGAGCCGGGCGCTCGCTTTCTCCAACCTCTCCCCAAGGCTCAGCGATGACCGGCTGGACTGGCAGCCGCTCAGCGGATTTGCCGCAGATCTACCCAAAGTCTTCCTCGGGCTCATAGGTGATTCGGCCTGTTATGCTGTCGATGTGGGCGATCAGGACATGCCCGAACTCTATACCGACGCCCGCACGGCGGCGGCCATCCTGCCGGTGGACGAAAGCGCCATCGTGGCGCAGGGTCGGTCGCTCCTCGACTGGCACGCCCGCCACGGCTTTTGCGCCATGTGCGGATCGCGCACCGAAATCCGGAAGGGCGGCCTTCAACGCGTCTGCCGCTCGGACAGCTGCCAGGCTGAGCATTTTCCCCGTGTCGATCCGGTGGTGATCATGCTGGTGACCCGTGGCGATCACTGCCTCATGGGCCGCCAGTCCCGCTTTCCCCCCGGCATGGTCTCGGCCCTTGCGGGCTTCATGGAGCCCGGGGAAACCATCGAGGAAACTGTCCGCCGCGAGGTCCACGAGGAAACCGCCGTGCCGGTGGGCGAGGTCCGCTATGTCATGAGCCAGCCCTGGCCGTTCCCGTCGAACCTGATGATCGGCTGCCTGGCCGAGGGACTGGATGACAAAATCACCATCGACCCGCAGGAACTCGAATCCGCCGGATGGTACAGCCGTGCCGACGTGCAGGCAGCCTTCGCGGATGACCCATCGGCCGGATTCACGATCCCCCAACCGGTAGCGGTGGCGCACCATCTGTTAAAGGCCTGGCTTGCGGAGTGACAGCCGTTGTGCCTGGAACCATGGATTGCCGGGTCAAGCCCGGCAATGACACTTCAAATTATTTGTCATTGCCGGGCTTGACCCGGCAATCCATCTTTCTTCCCGCAGCGCCTACTGCTGAAACCTGTAATTATGCGCCGGATAAGCGCCATAAACCCTGATCCGCCGGGTGAAGAACGCCAGTTCCTCCATGGCGAGCTCAACCCGGCGTTCCGAAGGATGGCCCTCAATCTCGGCGAAAAACTGTGTCGCGGTGAAGGCGCCACCCAGCTGATAACTTTCAAGCTTGGTGATATTGATGCCGTTGGTCGCGAATCCGCCCATGGCCTTATACAGCGCCGCCGGCACGTTCCGCACTTCGAACATGAAGCTCATCATGGTCGGGCCGTTGCGCGGGTCCGGGATGGCGTCGGCGCGGGACATGATGATGAAGCGCGTGGTGTTATGTGTCGCGTCCTCCATATTGGCCTGGATAAGATCGAGGCCATAGATTTCCCCGGCAAGCGAGGAGGCGAGGGCACCAACGGTTGGATCGTTGAGGGCGGCGATTTCTTTGGCCGCGCCCGCAGTATCCGCATGGACGATAGCGGTGAGGCCTAGCCGCCGCATCGTCTCCCGGCATTGGTCCAGCGCCTGCACATGGCTGTGCACTTCGCGCAGAGTTGCAAGTGTCGCGCCCTTCGGAGCCAGCAACTGGTGATTGATGCGCATGAAATGCTCGCCGATGATGTGCAGCTTTGAATGTGGCAAAAGCTGATGGAGATCGGCCACGCGCCCGGCGATGGAGTTTTCGATCGGGATCATGCCATAGAGCGCCTGACCGTCTTCGACCGCCTGCAGGGCATCCGCAAAAGTGGCGCAGGGCAGCGGCGTCATGGCGGGAAAAACCTGACGGCAGGCCATGTCGGAATTGGCGCCAAGTGCGCCCTGGAAGGCGATGCGGGTTGCGGGATCTGAGGTGGTCATCAAGGGGCCTTATCTGGCTGAACTTTGCGCGAATGGCGCGCAGTATTAGGGTCGTTCCCTACTCTGTCAATCTCGGCTTGTCCTTTCAAACAAAGCCTAGTACAAAGGCGCGGTTATTTTGGCGGGGGCCGTTAAGGCACGCGACTGTGGATTACGTCGTTTTTTAAGGCGGGGTTTTGAATTCATTTTCGCATGTCGGCGGTCCTCTTCCGCAGGCGGGTCAACGCATAGAGCTAGCGGGGGAAGAGTTTTGGACTCTTTTGAATGGAATAAAATTACGGGCGGCGTGCTGGCTGGGGTACTTCTCGTACTCGGCATCAACACGCTCGGTCATTCGGTTTTTGCAGAAAAGCCGCTTGAGAAAAACGCATACGTCGTAGAAGGCGTTGAAGAAGAAGGCGCGGGCGAAGCAGCTGGCGAAGCCAAAGCTGCTGGTCCTTCCTTGGCCGTTCTGTTGTCGCAGGCCAATCCTGCCGACGGCGAAAAGGTCTTCAAGAAATGCGCCACATGCCACAACATCAATAAGGGCGAACCCCATAAAGTGGGTCCGTCGCTCTATGGCACCATCGGGCATAAGATCGCCGGCCATGCTGGTTATGGCTATTCGGACGCTTTCGCAAAGCATGGCGGCACGTGGGATTTCG
The sequence above is drawn from the Govania unica genome and encodes:
- the fmt gene encoding methionyl-tRNA formyltransferase, whose product is MRLAFMGTPEFSVSTLRALIDAGHDVVAVYSQPPRPAGRGQKERPSPVAAAAEAAGIPVFTPTSLKSDEETARFQALGLDAAVVVAYGLLLPQAILDAPRMGCVNVHASLLPRWRGAAPIQRAIMAGDAETGITIMGMEAGLDTGPMILIEKTPIAADDTAASLHDRLAVMGAQTINPALQGLADGSLTPVPQPADGVTYAKKIDKAEARLDWSRPAIELDRQIRGLAPFPGAWFEHEGARVKVLGSRLAEGDGAPGTLIAAPFTVACGKGAVALTTLQREGKSAMSAEEFQRGRAIPLGLRLG
- a CDS encoding DNA recombination protein RmuC — encoded protein: MDVTLGVMLGGFAVILLFGIFLWLRADRSRLEDRLRLEQVTHMAQSLDVTNRELMGRLAQLAESQNQSSAALTKTLETRLDSVTLRMGESLEKSATTTAKTIGELQTRLTVIDEAQKRIAELSGQVVGLQDILANKQARGAFGEIQLNAIVQNALPPSAYAFQVVLSNGKRADCIIHLPNPPGSIVVDAKFPLESYHLLRAATDPASRTVAERQFTTDILKHVAAISDRYILEGETAESALMFLPSEAIYAELHANFPAVLEKSYAARVWIVSPTTLMATLNTVRAVLKDARMREQAHVIQREVRTLLTDVGRLAKRVENLTTHFGQAQKDITEITTSANKITARGERIEELQLEEPEVTAVVAPARAALELS
- the nudC gene encoding NAD(+) diphosphatase, which gives rise to MAAAQSTMAFTGNSLDRAETRRADAAWLKALEQDGRSRALAFSNLSPRLSDDRLDWQPLSGFAADLPKVFLGLIGDSACYAVDVGDQDMPELYTDARTAAAILPVDESAIVAQGRSLLDWHARHGFCAMCGSRTEIRKGGLQRVCRSDSCQAEHFPRVDPVVIMLVTRGDHCLMGRQSRFPPGMVSALAGFMEPGETIEETVRREVHEETAVPVGEVRYVMSQPWPFPSNLMIGCLAEGLDDKITIDPQELESAGWYSRADVQAAFADDPSAGFTIPQPVAVAHHLLKAWLAE
- a CDS encoding prephenate dehydratase, which gives rise to MTTSDPATRIAFQGALGANSDMACRQVFPAMTPLPCATFADALQAVEDGQALYGMIPIENSIAGRVADLHQLLPHSKLHIIGEHFMRINHQLLAPKGATLATLREVHSHVQALDQCRETMRRLGLTAIVHADTAGAAKEIAALNDPTVGALASSLAGEIYGLDLIQANMEDATHNTTRFIIMSRADAIPDPRNGPTMMSFMFEVRNVPAALYKAMGGFATNGINITKLESYQLGGAFTATQFFAEIEGHPSERRVELAMEELAFFTRRIRVYGAYPAHNYRFQQ
- a CDS encoding DNA polymerase III subunit gamma/tau; this encodes MTDEAGFMAAPESEGPYRVLARKYRPKTFSELIGQDAMVKTLANAIASGRLAHAFILTGVRGVGKTSTARLIARALNCIGPDGQGGPTVDPCGVCPQCVAIAESRHVDVLEMDAASRTGVDDIREIIEGVRYSPVSARFKIYIIDEVHMLTRNAFNALLKTLEEPPEHVKFLFATTEIRKVPVTVLSRCQRFDLRRVEAQTLTNHFRAICGKEGANVDDKALALISRAAEGSVRDGLSLLDQAIAHGAGQVSEDMVRDMLGLADRAQILDLYRAIMAGAVDSALGNLRTQYNLGVDPVVILQDLLELTHWITRLKVVPDAGEDSITSESERLIGGELARDLSIPILTRAWQMLIKGLEETRISPSPIAAAEMVVIRLCYVADLPNPGDLVKKLTQGGFSGGAAGNGGGGGGYVPSGGGAARAQNLAINVQAAPDSVPMASAGPRSFAEVVALLENNKEGTLAHHLTVNVHLVKFTPGLLDIRLRPECASDVPNKLSAKLRELTGRPWIITISQESGDQSLKEKDVAHKAKLRSEAEANPLVREILTAFPGADITDIRVRTDNDEHDLDSLILPDGSDDDMFGLDD
- the def gene encoding peptide deformylase, which translates into the protein MAILPILTAPDPRLKTISTPVDKVDDNLRALMDDMVETMYDAPGIGLAAIQVGVAKRILVIDLAPEGEAKDPQYFVNPEIIWTSEDYASWNEGCLSVPEQYADVERPAECKLRFLDYHGQAREIHATGLLATCLQHEMDHLDGILFIDHLSRLKRDMMLRKIKRMVRA
- a CDS encoding c-type cytochrome, with the translated sequence MDSFEWNKITGGVLAGVLLVLGINTLGHSVFAEKPLEKNAYVVEGVEEEGAGEAAGEAKAAGPSLAVLLSQANPADGEKVFKKCATCHNINKGEPHKVGPSLYGTIGHKIAGHAGYGYSDAFAKHGGTWDFETLSHYLENPKAYIPGNKMSFAGLKKPEERAAILLYLNQHTDTPLPLPKPEAAPAAEAAPAAAEAPAAAEAEPAKVEAPAAH
- a CDS encoding YbaB/EbfC family nucleoid-associated protein, with the translated sequence MKNIGQMMKQAQQMQERMQAMQEELAHFEITGSAGGGLVTVTLNGKGVLSALKIDPSLVTPDEVEVVEDLIKAAHADARTKVDAYTSEQMSKLTGGLQLPPGFKMPF
- the recR gene encoding recombination mediator RecR; amino-acid sequence: MTDHQQQNDIEALAKLLAKLPGLGPRSARRAVLHLLKKKESLMLPLATALSETAERVGPCAICGNLDSLSPCRICSDARRDKTIICVVEDVSDLWALERAGAFRGQYHVLGGTLSALEGIGPDNLNIRGLIDRVDGGGIREVILATNATVDGQTTAHYLMDKLGRFDLTVSQLAHGVPVGGELDYLDEGTLLAALKSRRPF